A genomic window from Bombus pyrosoma isolate SC7728 linkage group LG8, ASM1482585v1, whole genome shotgun sequence includes:
- the LOC122570425 gene encoding probable ATP-dependent RNA helicase DDX27, translated as MDTNCDLIKTIEDDQEVPNFSEDSDVEDDFQPRKQKKKENKDFDNNFQFVNDISDYNKDTWNDLNKYIKRKAKTKLDDKIKRIRRGSESKIQNEIDNESNIDLPEIKKEDDELSLSEDELRKDIFKTKEKKGKKKVVVKENDEETINFEEYSNIETHATFYQMNLSRPLLKAITAMNFVHPTPIQAATIPVALLGRDICGCAATGTGKTAAYMLPTLERLLYRPLDGPSVSRVLVLVPTRELGVQVYQVTKQLSQFTTIEVGLSVGGLDVKVQEAVLRKNPDIVIATPGRLIDHLRNTPSFSLDSIEVLILDEADRMLDEYFAEQMKYIVKQCSRSRQTILFSATMTEEVKDLAAVSLDKPVKVFVDSNQDVAFNLRQEFIRIRKEREGDREAILAALICRTFHDHVMVFVQTKKQAHRLHILLGLLGIKVGELHGNLTQPQRLENLTKFKNEEIDILLATDVAARGLDISGVKTVINFVMPVTMQHYIHRVGRTARAGRVGVSVSLAGEQERSLVKEIIKNAKNPVKNRIILPDIIDKYSKKLQSLETDVNKILEEERNERELAKIENQANRAEKLLKNESNKGAQRTWFQTQKERKEEKEKLSLTEKQNTNKEKKQNKEPSNIIEEKKKKSKEPKQETAEDRAKRELEKIAAYQARLAKKKNKQNKIRAVVENDKFSSNRKASLKRPKSSFAADLTNTSKKAVKKMRYEANVKKNQSKRKNAKSLNIGKEGSRSNFKRR; from the exons ATGGATACTAATtgtgatttaataaaaacaattgaaGATGATCAGGAAGTGCCAAATTTCTCTGAAGATTCTGATGTCGAAGATGAT TTTCAGCCtaggaaacaaaagaaaaaggaaaataaagacttcgataacaattttcaatttgtaaatGATATTTCCGATTACAATAAAGACACATGGAATGACTTAAACAAGTATATTAAACGAAAAGCTAAGACAAAACttgatgataaaattaaaagaattagaagAGGATCCGAATCTAaaatacaa AATGAAATAGATAATGAATCCAATATAGACTTgcctgaaattaaaaaagaagatgatGAACTATCTTTATCAGAAGACGAGCTTAGAAAAg atatatttaaaactaaagaaaagaaaggtaaaAAGAAAGTGGTTGTTAAAGAAAATGATGAAGAAACAATTAACTTTGAGGAGTATTCAAATATAGAAACTCATGCAACATTTTACCAAATGAATTTGTCGCGTCCTTTATTAAAG GCTATAACAGCCATGAATTTTGTGCATCCAACACCTATACAAGCTGCTACCATCCCTGTTGCATTACTGGGTCGTGATATATGTGGTTGTGCTGCTACAGGTACTGGTAAAACTGCAGCTTATATGTTACCAACACTAGAAAGATTATTATATAGGCCATTAGATGGTCCTTCTGTTTCTCGTGTTCTTGTACTTGTTCCAACAAGAGAACTTGGTGTGCAAGTGTATCAAGTTACAAAACAGTTATCTCAATTTACAACAATTGAAGTAGGATTATCTGTTGGTGGTTTAGATGTGAAAGTTCAA GAGGCTGTATTAAGGAAGAATCCAGATATAGTAATAGCTACTCCAGGAAGATTAATTGATCATTTAAGAAATACGCCATCGTTTTCATTAGACAGCATTGAAGTGCTTATATTAGATGAGGCAGATAg gaTGTTAGATGAATACTTTGCAGAACAGATGAAGTACATAGTAAAACAATGTTCAAGAAGCagacaaacaattttattctcagCTACTATGACTGAAGAAGTGAAAGATTTGGCCGCTGTATCTTTAGATAAACCAGTTAAAGTTTTTGTAGATAGCAATCAAGACGTTGCTTTTAATTTACGCCAAGAGTTTATTCG gatacgaaaagaaagagaaggggaTCGTGAAGCAATTTTGGCAGCCCTAATTTGTAGAACCTTTCATGATCATGTCATGGTCTTTGTGCAAACAAAAAAACAAGCTCATAGATTACACATTTTATTAGGGTTATTAGGCATCAag GTAGGAGAACTTCATGGTAATCTTACACAACCACAACGTCtagaaaatttaacaaaatttaaaaatgaagaaatagatattttattagcaaCAGATGTTGCTGCAAGAGGTTTAGATATTAGTGGGGTAAaaactgtaattaatttcgtaatgCCAGTTACCATGCAACATTACATTCATAg aGTTGGGAGAACAGCTAGAGCTGGTCGTGTTGGAGTGTCAGTATCACTAGCTGGAGAACAAGAACGGTCTTTggttaaagaaattattaaaaatgcaaaaaatccAGTAAAGAATCGAATAATACTTCCTGATATAATCgacaaatattctaaaaaattacagTCTCTTGAAACTgatgtaaacaaaattttagaagaagaacgaaatgaAAGGGAATTAGCTAAGATAGAAAATCAAGCAAATCGagcagaaaaattattaaaaaatgaaagtaataaGGGCGCTCAAAGAACTTGGTTCCAAACtcagaaagaaaggaaagaagaaaagg agaaattatcATTGACTGAAAAACAAAACAcaaataaagagaagaaacaaaacaaaGAGCCATCAAACataattgaagaaaagaaaaagaaatctaaaGAACCTAAACAGGAAACAGCAGAGGATAGAGCCAAAagagaattagaaaaaattgcaGCATACCAAGCGAGATTAGctaagaaaaagaacaaacaaaataaaattcgggCAGTTGTAGAGAATGATAAGTTTTCATCCAACAGAAAAG CATCGCTAAAACGGCCAAAATCTTCATTTGCTGCTGACTTAACAAATACAAGCAAGAAAGCTGTGAAAAAAATGCGTTACGA ggcaaatgttaaaaagaatcaaagtaaaagaaaaaatgcaaaGAGTTTAAACATAGGAAAAGAGGGTAGCagatcaaattttaaaagacgttaa